A region from the Lytechinus variegatus isolate NC3 chromosome 6, Lvar_3.0, whole genome shotgun sequence genome encodes:
- the LOC121416915 gene encoding uncharacterized protein LOC121416915: MASKFPTERGEKVKLRTRKGHDMTWSCDKHGEPIKLYCVQHGISVCQVCAVKSHQKPCELDDIEDVIFERRGKLEEKQPQIEKMKLLLRKVESEIEAVATSSEKHFGTVTEDLQATFLDKLKGIGEKHVTLVQKINNEANDEIRLINEKREQRIESSYVEREKEENVIKVKEAKVLSDLKGISEIVSKKINDLTCKIRHAINTMKNIESSITRINKHDETLVNEAPQVLASIDEQLGLNVHQDVSDSLERMQDEIKRVAFAEGVIGGEFYGRVDGFIGKWKLVQSIHIPDNVKYPRMRALISEGVVCLLGKEAMHIININKGHIEEVIHGLNSRDIASCAAIDGNVIVCGTRKLVTLYDRQLKATRGISIPGNELSSGTYVDVDRDGMILAAQYGQSHIYVINPLDSKIVRTITMERKMIRGEIQALSSGDIVVNTGIADFTVISRSGEEKAAIHSDDWAWSWCYVDKLTDALYILQRQGRERPQKIAVVDQVSRDGILQASGIVEFERSRRTFSATPSCVSTPLGNLVCCDGNNLLVYKKDFHV, translated from the coding sequence ATGGCGTCCAAGTTCCCAACAGAAAGAGGTGAAAAAGTCAAGCTGCGAACAAGGAAAGGTCATGACATGACCTGGTCATGTGACAAGCATGGTGAGCCAATCAAATTGTACTGTGTACAACATGGAATTTCTGTTTGTCAAGTTTGCGCTGTCAAAAGTCATCAGAAGCCATGCGAGCTAGACGACATCGAGGATGTGATCTTCGAGAGGAGGGGGAAGCTGGAAGAAAAACAGCCTCAGATAGAGAAAATGAAACTGCTACTTCGGAAGGTCGAATCCGAAATAGAAGCCGTTGCGACGTCATCAGAAAAGCACTTTGGCACGGTTACTGAAGATCTGCAAGCGACATTCCTTGACAAATTGAAGGGCATAGGAGAGAAACACGTGACCTTGGTGCAGAAGATAAACAATGAGGCTAATGATGAAATACGACTCATTAATGAGAAGAGAGAACAGCGGATCGAGTCATCATACGtcgagagagaaaaggaggaaaatgtcatcaaagtaAAGGAAGCAAAGGTTTTATCAGATCTGAAGGGGATAAGCGAAATCGTTTCTAAAAAGATTAATGATCTTACTTGTAAGATAAGACACGCAATAAACACTATGAAAAATATCGAATCAAGTATTACGCGGATTAACAAACATGATGAAACGTTGGTGAATGAAGCCCCTCAAGTACTTGCATCCATTGATGAACAGTTAGGTTTGAACGTCCATCAAGATGTAAGTGATAGCCTTGAAAGAATGCAGGATGAAATCAAGAGAGTGGCATTTGCTGAAGGTGTAATTGGCGGGGAATTCTACGGTAGGGTGGATGGTTTCATTGGTAAATGGAAACTTGTCCAGTCGATTCATATTCCAGACAATGTGAAGTACCCAAGGATGCGTGCTTTGATCAGTGAGGGTGTGGTGTGTCTGTTGGGCAAAGAGGCCATGCATATCATAAACATCAACAAGGGACATATTGAGGAAGTAATTCATGGATTGAATAGTAGGGACATTGCATCATGCGCCGCCATAGATGGCAACGTAATAGTTTGTGGTACGAGGAAATTGGTCACCCTCTATGACAGACAACTGAAGGCGACTAGAGGTATCAGCATACCAGGAAATGAACTTTCTAGTGGCACGTATGTTGATGTTGACAGGGATGGAATGATCCTCGCTGCTCAGTACGGTCAATCTCACATCTACGTCATCAATCCTCTTGATAGTAAGATAGTTAGAACCATTACGATGGAGCGGAAGATGATTCGGGGTGAGATACAAGCCTTATCTTCGGGCGACATCGTTGTAAATACAGGTATTGCTGACTTTACTGTAATCTCACGATCGGGGGAAGAGAAGGCTGCCATACACTCTGATGATTGGGCGTGGTCCTGGTGTTATGTCGACAAACTGACTGACGCCCTCTACATCTTGCAAAGGCAAGGGCGGGAAAGACCGCAAAAAATCGCCGTTGTTGATCAGGTGTCACGTGACGGTATCCTCCAGGCGAGCGGCATTGTGGAATTCGAGAGATCAAGGCGTACATTCTCGGCGACGCCCTCTTGCGTTTCTACTCCTTTGGGGAACCTTGTATGCTGTGATGGCAACAACCTTCTGGTGTATAAAAAGGATTTTCACGTGTAA